From Paenibacillus sp. PK3_47, the proteins below share one genomic window:
- a CDS encoding DUF2577 domain-containing protein yields the protein MNMLDIIKKASLGAVSNTNPVAFSYGMVTAADPLQIQVDQRFILSGPALVLPESVLESAIELEGRQIIVRRGLAPGDRVLLLRMQGGQSYIVLDRLVVS from the coding sequence ATGAATATGCTGGATATTATTAAAAAAGCGAGCCTCGGAGCCGTATCCAATACGAATCCGGTGGCTTTTTCTTATGGGATGGTGACCGCGGCCGATCCGCTGCAGATCCAGGTGGACCAGCGGTTTATCCTGTCGGGTCCCGCGCTGGTCCTTCCGGAATCGGTGCTGGAGAGCGCTATTGAGCTGGAAGGCCGGCAGATTATCGTGCGGCGGGGACTTGCGCCCGGTGACCGGGTGCTGCTGCTGCGCATGCAGGGCGGACAAAGCTACATCGTTCTTGACCGGCTGGTGGTGTCATGA
- a CDS encoding phosphoglucomutase, whose amino-acid sequence MGYPEQIDVFKSKLNKKPSGGSYVVEEKLVLTDGVYSGFLTHDNINNQSIRVYTGAHYSGIELRNFSVSFPDEAPWRRIIKIFADVPEVYVTYETPGDTVEADDINTLQSALTATQGEMERYKSAGLIDGGSFRREV is encoded by the coding sequence ATGGGGTATCCGGAACAAATCGATGTATTCAAAAGCAAGCTGAATAAAAAGCCGAGCGGCGGCAGCTATGTGGTGGAAGAGAAGCTGGTGCTTACAGACGGCGTCTACAGCGGCTTTCTGACCCATGACAACATCAATAACCAGAGCATCAGAGTGTATACCGGCGCTCATTACAGCGGGATAGAGCTGCGGAATTTCTCGGTTTCTTTTCCGGATGAAGCGCCTTGGCGGCGGATCATTAAGATTTTTGCGGATGTGCCTGAGGTATATGTAACCTACGAAACACCGGGTGACACCGTGGAAGCGGACGATATTAACACGCTGCAATCAGCGCTGACAGCAACACAAGGCGAAATGGAACGTTACAAATCAGCGGGACTGATTGACGGCGGATCTTTTAGAAGAGAGGTGTAA
- a CDS encoding YmfQ family protein produces MAYGEHLYGILAYSSEAADQEGPELVQPDLMKYLPEYYQGVVEMEQLQSSCAMECGQLLYSIEDSALQNHVETATWGLSRWENVLGLTTDTTKAYATRREMIKAKLRGSGTTTPEMIRRTASAFSGGDVEVVEVPGAYSFQVRFVGTLGIPANMAGLIQIIEEIKPAHLDYEFVYSYTWWDSVKSLTWNGAHARTWNELRVFK; encoded by the coding sequence ATGGCTTATGGAGAGCATTTATATGGCATTTTGGCCTACTCCTCCGAGGCGGCCGATCAGGAAGGACCAGAGCTTGTACAGCCGGACTTGATGAAATATCTGCCTGAGTATTACCAGGGCGTGGTGGAGATGGAGCAGCTGCAGAGCAGCTGTGCCATGGAATGCGGACAGCTTCTTTATTCTATAGAAGATTCCGCACTGCAGAATCATGTGGAGACGGCGACCTGGGGGCTGTCACGCTGGGAGAATGTGCTGGGTCTGACTACGGACACAACCAAAGCCTATGCGACCCGCAGAGAAATGATCAAGGCCAAGCTGCGCGGGAGCGGAACGACTACGCCGGAGATGATCCGGAGGACGGCGTCTGCTTTTTCCGGAGGGGATGTAGAGGTTGTGGAGGTGCCTGGAGCGTACAGCTTTCAGGTGCGTTTTGTCGGCACGCTGGGCATTCCGGCCAATATGGCCGGGCTCATTCAGATCATTGAAGAAATCAAGCCTGCGCATCTGGACTATGAGTTTGTGTACAGCTATACCTGGTGGGATTCCGTGAAATCCCTGACCTGGAATGGTGCGCATGCAAGAACCTGGAATGAGTTAAGAGTATTCAAATAG
- a CDS encoding baseplate J/gp47 family protein has protein sequence MYEDQTYEVLLERMLARVPEGLDKREGSIIYDALAPAAAEMAQMYIELDVNSNLYFADTASGAYLERSIAWTGITRHPATKAQLRGVFFDSAEAPVDVPPGSRFSLGLLSYTAVEKLSPGAYRLESEAAGVTGNQYFGSLLPVDYIPQLARGEITALLIPGADEETDESLRQRYLDAARRPSTSGNKYHYMEWASQIEGVGGARVFPQWNGPKSVKVIIVDAEKKPASDLLVSQVQQYIDPLPGQGEGQAPIGAVVTVASAAGKNITVSAKVTLAAGYTLQSAINAFKVILEKYRKDKAFAATYISHSVIGSLLLDTEGVLDYSELKLNGGTGNVTLTETEVPLFGSVALEV, from the coding sequence GTGTATGAGGATCAGACGTATGAAGTGCTGCTGGAACGAATGCTGGCACGGGTCCCTGAGGGGCTGGATAAGCGCGAAGGCAGTATTATCTATGATGCGCTTGCCCCGGCTGCAGCGGAAATGGCCCAAATGTACATCGAGCTGGATGTGAACAGCAATTTATATTTTGCCGATACAGCATCCGGAGCGTATCTGGAACGCAGTATTGCCTGGACCGGCATTACCCGCCATCCGGCTACCAAAGCACAGCTCCGCGGGGTGTTCTTTGACAGTGCAGAAGCGCCGGTGGATGTTCCGCCGGGCAGCCGGTTTTCGCTAGGTCTGCTGAGTTATACAGCAGTGGAGAAGCTGTCTCCCGGGGCATACCGTCTGGAGAGTGAAGCTGCCGGGGTGACCGGGAACCAATACTTCGGCAGCCTGCTGCCGGTAGACTATATTCCGCAGCTGGCACGCGGAGAGATTACGGCGCTCCTGATTCCCGGTGCAGATGAGGAAACGGATGAGAGCCTGCGCCAGCGTTATTTGGATGCAGCCAGACGCCCGTCCACAAGCGGCAACAAATATCATTACATGGAGTGGGCCTCACAGATTGAAGGTGTGGGCGGGGCGCGGGTTTTTCCGCAGTGGAACGGTCCCAAGTCGGTAAAGGTGATTATTGTGGATGCCGAGAAGAAACCGGCCTCTGATCTGCTGGTCTCGCAGGTGCAGCAATATATTGATCCGCTTCCGGGCCAGGGGGAGGGGCAGGCTCCAATCGGAGCGGTAGTTACCGTTGCCTCTGCGGCAGGCAAAAACATTACAGTCAGCGCGAAAGTCACATTAGCTGCGGGGTATACACTGCAGTCGGCCATCAATGCTTTTAAAGTGATACTTGAGAAGTACCGTAAGGACAAGGCTTTTGCTGCCACCTATATCAGCCACTCTGTAATAGGCTCTCTGCTGCTGGATACAGAGGGTGTCCTGGATTACAGTGAACTGAAGCTGAACGGCGGAACAGGAAACGTGACCTTAACGGAAACCGAAGTGCCGCTTTTCGGCAGCGTTGCGCTGGAGGTGTAG
- a CDS encoding DUF2793 domain-containing protein — translation MAQTIQVKRGTRAELSTYGVLKAGEMGFCTDTKEVYIGDGTSNSMVGRALSGPEASRPAAASAGRLYYVTSGSNSGYMYLDDGAAWRRINSQKLTDLTGTVDDIADGTTYAKVMKADITSGHVNKVSDGTNVKTAAEIKTHIDDAAKHRVINDTGTAITDLWSAQKIRNEIELAKHNIEPQSSVKDQHLTVPPAAPAEGDRYIIPSAATGVWAGKGSQIAEYQSAAWAYYAPAVGWTAYVDDEQKIYSWNGSAWVRTGGALQTINAGNGLVGGGQADAVTLNIGAGNGITVTADAIAVTAGKGITVDAGGVAVNIDGSSIVYDAAGGNRLMVASIDGGTF, via the coding sequence ATGGCGCAAACAATCCAAGTGAAACGCGGTACCCGGGCGGAGCTGTCCACTTATGGTGTGCTGAAAGCAGGCGAAATGGGGTTCTGCACGGATACGAAGGAAGTGTATATCGGTGACGGTACATCCAATTCCATGGTTGGACGGGCCTTGTCGGGTCCGGAAGCTTCGCGTCCGGCAGCGGCCTCCGCAGGCCGTTTATATTATGTAACAAGCGGGTCAAACAGCGGATATATGTATCTCGATGACGGGGCAGCCTGGCGGCGGATCAATTCGCAAAAGCTGACCGATCTCACAGGGACTGTAGACGATATTGCCGACGGCACAACCTATGCCAAAGTAATGAAGGCAGATATCACCTCAGGACATGTGAACAAGGTATCGGATGGTACCAATGTAAAGACGGCTGCGGAGATCAAAACCCATATTGACGATGCCGCCAAGCACCGGGTCATTAATGATACGGGGACAGCGATTACAGATTTGTGGTCAGCACAGAAAATCCGCAATGAGATTGAGCTGGCAAAGCATAACATTGAGCCGCAGAGTTCGGTCAAAGACCAGCATCTGACTGTGCCGCCAGCGGCTCCTGCCGAGGGAGACCGTTATATTATCCCCTCTGCGGCTACGGGTGTATGGGCTGGAAAAGGCAGTCAAATCGCCGAGTACCAGTCCGCAGCATGGGCATATTATGCTCCGGCCGTCGGCTGGACCGCTTATGTGGATGACGAGCAGAAAATCTACAGCTGGAACGGCAGTGCCTGGGTGCGTACCGGCGGAGCCCTGCAGACTATTAATGCAGGTAACGGCTTAGTTGGCGGTGGACAGGCGGATGCAGTCACGCTGAATATCGGGGCTGGTAACGGGATTACCGTTACGGCCGATGCCATTGCAGTTACCGCCGGCAAGGGAATCACGGTGGATGCAGGCGGAGTTGCCGTGAATATCGATGGCAGCAGTATTGTGTATGATGCCGCAGGCGGCAACCGGCTGATGGTGGCCAGTATTGACGGCGGCACATTTTAG
- a CDS encoding LysM peptidoglycan-binding domain-containing protein yields MEEYGFFLSYNNYEEVIRLPVNPETLEIKEAGDSKSYSIIDLGVINAIAYPKLTELTIESLFPAQHYPFVVYPKDKASRLLKPYEYVELIKKWMVSRRPVRFVFSGLKPAESSITEGTDSPAERLQKAGAIAAQTFTGDFGINMPVSIESFSWKLSAGTSGDIEYSLALKKYVFYQAIAVKVAGNEVKVQQKRASEQTPAATYTLKSGDSLWTVAQKKLGDGSKYKILQKLNGISDSELKELSVGRVIKLP; encoded by the coding sequence GTGGAAGAGTACGGATTTTTCCTAAGCTACAACAATTATGAAGAGGTTATCAGGCTGCCTGTCAATCCGGAGACGCTTGAAATCAAGGAGGCGGGCGACAGCAAAAGCTACTCGATTATTGACCTCGGTGTGATTAATGCGATCGCATACCCGAAGCTGACGGAGCTCACCATTGAGAGTCTTTTTCCGGCGCAGCATTACCCGTTCGTAGTCTATCCGAAGGATAAGGCAAGCAGGCTCCTTAAGCCATACGAGTATGTAGAGTTGATCAAAAAATGGATGGTCAGCCGCAGGCCGGTCCGATTTGTGTTCTCCGGACTGAAGCCGGCGGAAAGCTCTATTACGGAGGGGACTGATTCGCCCGCCGAACGGCTGCAAAAAGCAGGTGCAATCGCCGCACAAACCTTTACCGGTGATTTCGGAATCAACATGCCGGTGAGCATTGAGAGCTTTTCCTGGAAGTTAAGTGCCGGTACCTCGGGTGATATCGAATATTCGCTGGCCCTCAAAAAGTATGTGTTCTATCAGGCTATTGCGGTAAAAGTGGCAGGGAATGAGGTTAAAGTGCAGCAGAAGCGGGCCAGTGAACAAACTCCGGCAGCCACCTATACATTAAAATCCGGGGACTCCCTTTGGACGGTGGCGCAGAAGAAGCTCGGTGACGGCAGCAAATACAAAATCCTGCAAAAGCTGAACGGCATTTCCGACAGTGAACTGAAGGAGCTCAGTGTCGGCCGGGTCATCAAGCTGCCGTAG
- a CDS encoding DUF2634 domain-containing protein, with protein sequence MIPAIGRAGPITSLLESEGAAGNTELPSLTYRMDWERKRITGSVDGLDAVKQAAVKVLQTERYEFLIYSTDYGTEWNLVLGKDRLLARSELKRSVSEALFQDERIRGLEGVEVTFDGDHVSLSCTVVTYYGTFELRKEWSDSV encoded by the coding sequence ATGATCCCGGCTATTGGCAGGGCGGGGCCCATAACGTCGCTGCTGGAGAGTGAGGGGGCTGCGGGGAATACAGAACTCCCCAGTCTGACTTACCGCATGGATTGGGAGCGTAAACGGATCACCGGCAGTGTGGACGGGCTGGATGCTGTCAAACAGGCAGCGGTCAAAGTGCTGCAGACTGAGCGTTATGAATTTTTGATCTACAGCACGGATTATGGCACCGAGTGGAATCTGGTGCTCGGGAAAGACCGGCTGCTGGCCAGATCGGAGCTGAAGAGAAGTGTAAGTGAAGCCCTGTTCCAGGATGAACGGATCCGCGGGCTGGAGGGTGTGGAGGTTACTTTTGACGGTGATCATGTGAGCTTAAGCTGTACGGTTGTTACGTATTACGGCACTTTTGAGCTCAGAAAGGAGTGGAGTGACAGTGTATGA